The proteins below come from a single Staphylococcus sp. MI 10-1553 genomic window:
- the rpmG gene encoding 50S ribosomal protein L33, with protein MRVNVTLACTECGDRNYITTKNKRTNPERIEMMKYCPRLNKHTLHRETK; from the coding sequence ATGCGCGTAAATGTAACATTAGCATGTACTGAATGTGGTGACCGTAACTACATCACAACTAAAAACAAACGAACTAATCCTGAGCGTATTGAAATGATGAAGTATTGCCCAAGATTAAACAAACACACTCTACACAGAGAAACAAAATAA